A single genomic interval of Macadamia integrifolia cultivar HAES 741 chromosome 6, SCU_Mint_v3, whole genome shotgun sequence harbors:
- the LOC122080969 gene encoding LOW QUALITY PROTEIN: WAT1-related protein At3g18200 (The sequence of the model RefSeq protein was modified relative to this genomic sequence to represent the inferred CDS: substituted 1 base at 1 genomic stop codon) has protein sequence MKLLLSLLALQFCFAGFHIVSRLALNMGVSKVVYPVYRNIIALVLLGPISYFSEKEERPPLTFPLLVQFFFLALCGITANQGFYLLGLYYASPTFASAMQNSVPAITFAMAAVLRXLEDLLLSYLISPLSYDSHRLEEFKISRRDGLAKVLGTIVSIGGATVITLYKGTPLLHHTSHPLGISVEGEAFGPSKNVQNWTLGCLYLLGHCLSWAGWMVFQAPTIKKYPAKLTLTSFTCFFGVIQFLVIAAFAETDLDRWKIKSGEELLTILYAGVVSSGIVVALQTWCIHKGGPVFVAVFQPVQMVLVAIMASLILGDQLYAGGIIGAALIIIGLYSVLWGKNEEKKLRSQVGEETLTKHLLDEESAIKESETGSDLP, from the exons ATGAAGCTTCTCCTATCATTGCTTGCTCTTCAGTTCTGTTTTGCAGGATTTCACATTGTCTCGAGACTTGCACTCAACATGGGTGTTAGCAAAGTTGTTTACCCAGTCTATAGAAACATCATAGCACTAGTTCTGTTGGGACCCATTTCTTATTTTTCGGAGAA GGAAGAGAGACCACCTCTTACTTTCCCTTTGTTGGTTCAGTTCTTCTTTCTTGCATTGTGTGG GATTACTGCTAATCAGGGATTTTATCTCCTTGGTCTGTATTATGCATCTCCAACTTTTGCTTCTGCAATGCAAAATTCAGTTCCTGCAATCACTTTTGCCATGGCTGCAGTTCTAAGGTAATtggaa GATCTTCTCCTTAGTTACTTGATCTCCCCACTCTCCTATGATTCTCACAGGCTTGAGGAATTTAAAATATCAAGGAGAGATGGATTGGCAAAAGTTCTAGGAACCATTGTTAGTATTGGAGGTGCCACTGTCATTACTCTCTACAAGGGCACACCTCTACTGCACCATACTAGTCACCCACTGGGGATTTCAGTAGAAGGAGAAGCATTTGGTCCTTCAAAAAATGTCCAGAACTGGACATTGGGTTGTCTTTACCTGCTTGGACATTGCTTATCATGGGCTGGTTGGATGGTTTTTCAG GCTCCGACAATAAAGAAGTACCCAGCCAAACTTACACTCACTTCATTCACTTGCTTCTTTGGTGTAATACAGTTCTTGGTTATAGCAGCCTTTGCAGAAACAGATCTTGATCGTTGGAAAATCAAATCCGGAGAAGAGCTTTTAACCATCCTCTATGct GGAGTTGTGTCTTCTGGGATTGTTGTTGCTCTTCAAACATGGTGTATCCACAAAGGAGGACCAGTTTTTGTTGCAGTCTTTCAGCCTGTGCAGATGGTTTTAGTTGCAATCATGGCATCTCTGATACTTGGTGATCAATTATATGCAGGAGG GATTATTGGTGCAGCTCTCATCATCATTGGTCTTTACTCAGTTCTTTGGGGgaaaaatgaagagaagaaaCTGAGAAGTCAAGTGGGGGAAGAAACATTAACAAAGCATCTCCTTGATGAGGAAAGTGCCATTAAAGAAAGTGAAACTGGGTCTGACTTGCCATGA